Genomic DNA from Nonomuraea rubra:
GTGGGAGTTCGCACGGAGCCGAGGACACGCCGCGGCCGGAGGCGCCGCGCGCAGCGCACGGCGCGGCGCACCCACGGCGCGGCGGACCCACGGCGCGGCGGACCCACGGCGCGGCGGGCAACGCACAGCGCACGGCGTGCGGCGGTCGCTAACCGGCGAGGCGGCGCCGGTGGGCGCGCTGGCGGCAGGTGGGGCCGCAGTAGCGGGGTGGACGCCCGGTGGGACGGGCCGGGAGCGGTGCCCCGCATTCTCCGCAGTGGCGCGTAGCCGGAGTTTCGTGACGTGGCGACGAGGACGGGTCACGGAACGGTCCGGGTTCCGTGACGGGACGGGTGCGCAACCCGTCCAGCAGCAGCCGTACGAGCTGGGCGCCACGCGCGGGGTCCCGGTGCGCGGAGCGCAGGGCGGCGCCGCCGACGGCCAGCGCCGACAGGTCGTCCACCCGTACGTCGGCCCGGATCACGCCTGCCTGCGTCGCGTCGCGCAGCAGGCGTTCCAGGGCCTCGTGGAAGCGCCGCACCGCGGCGGCCAGCACGGCACGCGGCCAGCCGCGGTCCCCGGTGAGCGCGTCGCACACGTGCTGGCGCCCCGCCGACTGCTCGATCACTT
This window encodes:
- a CDS encoding TetR/AcrR family transcriptional regulator; protein product: MTAAPVAAPAGRADARRNRELVLSTAMRVFAEEGPGASLGVIAQRAGVGAGTVYRHFPSKDILLEAVLAEHLDTMVAAADRWRARAAPGDALSGFLLEVIEQSAGRQHVCDALTGDRGWPRAVLAAAVRRFHEALERLLRDATQAGVIRADVRVDDLSALAVGGAALRSAHRDPARGAQLVRLLLDGLRTRPVTEPGPFRDPSSSPRHETPATRHCGECGAPLPARPTGRPPRYCGPTCRQRAHRRRLAG